A genomic window from Thermodesulfovibrionales bacterium includes:
- a CDS encoding SulP family inorganic anion transporter, with the protein MKWWPMVNRRTIKADIIAGITGAIIVLPQGVAFAIIAGLPPEYGLYSAIVPAIIAALFGSSRHLISGPTTAISIVIFTTLSPLVQPSSTEYIQKALTLTFFAGLFQFGLGVARLGALVNFVSHSVVVGFTAGASILIATSQLSNILGVASPKKHSFIHIWADILSSLSETNFYVLMIGLSTLIIAVVFKMLKPKWPGMLIAMIAGSVMAMIMKGSEHGVRLVGSLPGHLPPLSHPYITTASLRELAPPALAVAMLGLAEAVSIARSIATKSEQRIDSNQEFVGQGLSNIIGSFFSSYASSGSFTRSGVNYEAGAKTPLAAVFAALTLTGILLLIAPLTAYLPIASMAGILFLVAYGLIDTHHITSIIRTSKPEAGILIATFIATLFVELEFAIYVGVILSLLLYLNRTSHPIFVTLAPDPDSKKKSFINVQKKPLSECPQLKIIRIDGSIFFGAVNHVAEQLDQITINYPEQAHILIVGGGINFIDVAGCQMLNQEAHRLRVNGRQIYLCSLKGEVVEVMKRGGCNRSIGEENVFHSKIEAIKSIVPRLDPERCRRCRVRIFNECAQMPGG; encoded by the coding sequence TTCAGCAATCGTACCGGCAATCATTGCTGCGCTCTTTGGATCATCTCGTCATCTCATTTCAGGTCCCACAACGGCAATATCGATTGTGATCTTCACTACGCTCAGTCCCCTTGTTCAGCCTTCAAGCACTGAATATATCCAGAAGGCCCTCACCCTCACCTTTTTTGCAGGTCTTTTTCAATTTGGATTGGGAGTTGCCCGTCTTGGTGCCCTGGTGAATTTTGTGTCTCACTCTGTTGTGGTTGGCTTCACTGCAGGTGCTTCAATACTGATTGCAACAAGTCAGCTCAGCAATATCCTGGGAGTCGCGTCACCCAAGAAACACTCTTTTATTCATATATGGGCAGATATACTATCAAGCCTGTCAGAGACCAACTTCTACGTCCTGATGATAGGTCTTAGCACGTTGATTATCGCAGTTGTTTTTAAGATGCTGAAACCCAAGTGGCCCGGAATGCTAATCGCAATGATAGCTGGAAGTGTCATGGCTATGATAATGAAGGGGAGCGAACATGGCGTCAGACTGGTAGGATCACTTCCAGGTCATCTTCCGCCCCTATCACATCCTTACATTACGACCGCTTCATTGCGCGAGCTTGCTCCTCCCGCTTTGGCTGTTGCCATGCTTGGGCTTGCCGAGGCCGTCTCCATTGCTCGATCAATAGCAACAAAGTCCGAACAGCGCATTGATAGCAATCAGGAATTCGTCGGGCAGGGATTATCCAACATCATTGGGAGTTTCTTTTCGAGCTATGCCTCGTCCGGGTCGTTTACCCGAAGTGGGGTGAACTACGAAGCGGGAGCAAAGACGCCACTGGCCGCTGTCTTTGCCGCGCTCACTCTGACAGGCATATTACTGCTCATAGCTCCTCTGACCGCCTACCTCCCGATAGCTTCCATGGCCGGAATCCTTTTCCTGGTTGCGTACGGTCTTATTGATACGCACCATATTACCTCCATTATCAGGACAAGCAAACCCGAGGCTGGAATACTCATTGCGACATTCATAGCGACATTATTTGTCGAGCTGGAATTTGCGATATATGTCGGAGTGATTCTTTCTCTGCTGCTCTACCTCAACCGGACATCCCATCCGATCTTTGTGACCCTTGCCCCAGATCCCGACAGCAAAAAGAAGAGTTTCATCAATGTGCAGAAGAAACCTCTTTCCGAATGTCCACAGCTTAAGATAATCAGGATTGATGGCTCAATCTTTTTTGGTGCTGTGAATCACGTAGCAGAACAGTTGGATCAGATAACAATAAACTATCCGGAACAGGCACACATTCTTATTGTCGGTGGTGGTATAAATTTCATCGACGTCGCAGGATGCCAAATGCTCAACCAGGAGGCCCATCGCCTGCGTGTCAACGGACGCCAGATCTATCTTTGCTCACTCAAAGGAGAGGTCGTTGAGGTCATGAAACGGGGCGGATGTAACAGAAGTATTGGCGAAGAAAACGTCTTTCACTCCAAGATCGAGGCAATAAAGAGTATTGTTCCGAGACTGGACCCCGAGAGGTGCCGGCGCTGCAGAGTGCGAATCTTCAATGAATGTGCACAGATGCCCGGGGGATGA